A genomic region of Parus major isolate Abel chromosome 14, Parus_major1.1, whole genome shotgun sequence contains the following coding sequences:
- the RRN3 gene encoding RNA polymerase I-specific transcription initiation factor RRN3, producing MLGADEFISSPPRKTVRFGGTLTEILLKYEKGDTTDFELLKHQLSDPDIKDAQIINWLHEFRAAVAYLTKELEQLVNILLRLPWLRRSREVVEEYLGFLGNLVSAQTVHLRPCLRMIVSLFVPPRITIREDDVDISDSDDDDENISENFDTCHRALQTVARYVPSTPQFLMPILEEFFPFINKSERTLECYVHNLLRVTVYLPTLRLQILELIIEKLLKLDVSTPQQDIEDAEETANNCASEEKSTEEGLFAMEEDEDKKGNKVVSPSIERMAHPLAERLDILMTILFSYIKDVCHVDGKLDISNTKDLYRDLVSVFDKLILPTHASCHVQYFMFYICSFKLGLAEAFLDHLWKKLQDPNNPSVIRQTAGSYIGSFLARAKFIPVVTVKACLDLLVNWLHKYIDNQDTGANAYCDVALHGPFYSTCQAVFYTLIFRHKQLLDGNLRKGLSYLQSLNFERIVMCQLNPLKICIPSVVNLFAAITRKYQLVFCYTIIERNNRQFIPVVRSGTGGDLVQTCTNPLDSFFPFDPYILKRSKKTIDPMYQFWEELSAEELENLKKPIKKGTSEDEDDDFLKGETPQNDGVVEIAPNSYESNTRSPVSSIGSPADCYVPYPL from the exons ATGCTGGGAGCGGACGAATTCATCAGCTCCCCGCCCAGGAAGACGGTGCGGTTCGGGGGGACCCTGACCGAGATCCTGCTTAAGTACGAAAAG GGTGACACCACAGATTTTGAGTTGTTAAAACATCAGCTGTCAGATCCAGACATAAAG GATGCCCAGATCATTAATTGGCTGCATGAATTTCGAGCTGCTGTTGCATATTTGACCAAAGAGCTTGAACAACTGGTCAACATTTTGCTG AGGCTGCCATGGTTGAGAAGGAGCCGAGAGGTAGTAGAAGAATATCTGGGCTTTCTTGGCAATCTTGTGTCAGCACAAACTGTCCATCTCAGGCCGTGCCTCCGGATGATTGTGTCACTCTTTGTCCCCC CTCGAATAACCATCAGAGAAGATGATGTGGATATTTCAGAttctgatgatgatgatgaaa acatttctgaaaactttgaTACATGCCACAGAGCATTGCAAACTGTTGCAAGATATGTTCCTTC GACACCACAGTTTCTCATGCCGATACTTGAGgaattctttcctttcattaatAAATCAGAAAGAACTCTG GAATGTTATGTCCATAACCTGCTGCGAGTTACTGTGTATCTTCCAACTCTAAGGCTTCAGATTCTGGAGCTTATTAttgaaaagctgctgaaattgGAT GTTAGCACTCCACAGCAAGATATTGAAGATGCTGAAGAAACTGCTAATAACTGTGCTAGTGAGGAAAAATCTACAGAGGAGGGACTTTTTGCCATG gaggaagatgaagacaaaaaaggaaacaaagttgTCTCTCCCAGTATTGAGAGAATGGCCCATCCACTTGCAGAGCGCCTGGATATCCTGATGACCATTCTGTTTTCCTACATTAAAGATGTTTGCCATGTGGATG GCAAGCTCGACATCAGCAACACGAAGGATTTGTATCGGGATCTGGTTTCTGTTTTTGACAAGCTCATTTTACCAACCCATGCTTCATGTCATGTACAGTATTTCATGTTTTACATCTGTAGCTTTAAATTG GGGTTGGCCGAGGCATTTTTAGACCATCTTTGGAAGAAATTGCAGGATCCAAACAATCCTTCAGTAATCAGACAGACTGCTGGGAGTTATATTGGTAGCTTCTTGGCAAGAGCTAAATTTATTCCTGTTGT TACAGTAAAAGCATGTCTGGATCTTCTGGTGAACTGGTTGCATAAATACATTGATAATCAGGATACAGGAGCTAATGCCTACTGTGATGTAGCTCTCCATGGGCCGTTCTATTCTACATGTCAGGCAGTGTTCTATACGCTTATTTTCCGTCATAAACAACTTTTGGATGGAAATTTAAGAAAAG gtcTGTCTTATCTGCAGAGTTTAAATTTTGAGCGCATTGTCATGTGCCAGCTAAACCCCCTGAAGATTTGTATCCCTTCTGTTGTCAACTTGTTTGCTGCCATTACCAG gaaataccAGCTGGTGTTCTGCTACACGATTATTGAGAGGAACAACAGGCAGTTCATTCCCGTTGTGCGGAGCGGCACCGGGGGGGACCTTGTGCAGACCTGCACCAACCCCCTCGACAGCTTCTTCCCCTTTGACCCCTACATACTCAAAAG ATCAAAGAAGACCATTGATCCTATGTATCAGTTCTGGGAAGAGCTGAGTGCTGAAGAGCTTGAGAATCTGAAGAAACCCATTAAAAAG gGTACTtctgaagatgaagatgatgacTTTTTGAAAGGAGAAACTCCTCAAAATGATGGTGTGGTTGAAATTGCACCAAATTCTTATGAGTCCAACACACGGAGCCCTGTGAGCAGCATTGGCTCCCCTGCAGACTGTTACGTGCCGTACCCACTGTGA